The genomic segment CTGCAGGAGGCGGGGTTGCTTCCGCCTGAGGCAAGCGATCCGGCAAGCCCTGCTTTTGCCTACGCACGTGAGGTCCTTGCCCTTGTGAAAGACCGGCTCAAGACACTGGCTGAGGCGCCGGACCTTACCCGTTTCTTCTTTACCGATGTAGAGGACTATGATCCATCATTACTTGTTCCCAAGAAGACAGAGCCAGCTCAGGTACTCCAGGCACTCGAGCGGGCAATGGCCACGCTTGAAGGTGCCGATTTTACGAGTGAAACAGACCTTGAAGCGCGCCTGCGGGGATTAGCAGAGGAACTTGGCTTGAAGGCTGGCCAGCTCTTTATGCCTATCCGCGTTGCTGTTACTGGCCGCACGGTCTCACCCGGCTTGTTTGAGACGCTCCGCGTCCTTGGCCGTGAGCGCTCACTCGAGCGGCTTGCGGCAGCGCGTGAGAAGCTGGCGGCTTATCTTGGAACGCTAGCGTGGTCAACGCCATCTGGGCAATGAAGCGCACCATCTGAGAAGCAAAGCAACGTGGGCTGTCTGAATTGGCAGCCCACGTTTGTTTCGTCGATCGGTCGCATGATTCACGCTGTCTTCAGATGCTGGCGGAAGAATGCGAGCGTCCGACGCCACGCATCGATAGCTGCCTCGGGGCGGTAGCTGGCTCGGGTATCGTTGAAAAAGGCGTGCGGTGCGTTGGGATAGATGTGGAGTTCGAACTGTTTGCCGGCTTCCTGCAATGCTTGGCGGAGCCGCTCCACTTCAGTGGGCGGAATACCTTGATCCGCCTCTCCATACAAGCCGAGCAAGGGGCAGGTGAGCGAACGTACTTGCTCAATTGGATTAGGATTACGGCCGTAGAAAACCACCGCTGCCCCAAACAGATCGCTGCGGCATGCGGAAAGAAGCGACAACCCACCACCCATACAAAAGCCAACCACGCCAACCTTGGGGCCGCGGACTTCGGCACGGCTCAAGAGATAGCGGGCAGCAGCAATGATCTCAGCGACTGCCCGGTCATATTCAAGTTCCATCGCGAGTTTGCGCGCTTCATCCGGTTCGGTCGCAACTTTGCCGTGGTAGAGGTCAGGGGCGAGTGCGACAAAGCCTTCAGCGGCGAAGCGATCGGTCACATCCCGAATGTGTGGCTCAAGCCCCCACCACTCCTGGATAACAACGATACCCGGCGCAGGCGTTGTGCTCGGCAACGCAAGATACCCGGGTGTTTCTCCACCATTGCTTGGGAACGTAATCATTGTGCCCATTGCGTGCTCCTTTTCCCAAGGTACCCCTTTGTCACGAGCATCGTAACACGGGGAATTATTCGGAGACTCTTCACCCAAGCAATATCACGCCCCGAGGTTCTCAAACACAAGGCGCTACAGGAGACATGCTACTTAGTAGTGAATGCTGACTGTCGAGCCGATGTTCAAGAAATTCCAGAACCATTCGGCATCGCTATTCATGAGTCCAACACACCCGTGGCTGCTAAAGCCGCCAAATTGCGAAGGCGGAGTCCAATAGTTGCCGTGGATGGCATATCCCCCCGGTTTGAAGTACTGCGTGTAGAGCACGTTTTCAAGATGATAGTACCCCGGACTGCCCGGTGGGATACCAATGGTGGCTGAATCCATCGTCTCGTTCTGGACTCGGTAGAGGATATGGAATATGCCAGTTGGTGTAGCCTGGTCTTTTCCAGCCGTGATAATTGCTGCATAAACCGGACGGTAGCCGTCATACGCAATCGCATAGAAAGCTGTGAGACTGACATCAACCCAATGTCCATCAAAGAACTGTGGTGGTTCTGGCGGAGTGAGTGGCTCAACCCAAGCCGCTGCGACATAGCGGCCCCCGCCAAGGTCATACCAGACATTCAACCCGTTCACGCTATCGCCAGTAACGATTCCACGAATTGGTACCGGGTAACGCTTGTATGTTGAGCCGACAACTGGAGCGCTCGTCTGTGGAGCCGAGCGAATCAGCAATTCATCAGCCACAACAGCGCCAAACAGTGTGCCGTCATCGTTGCTGACGGCGCGGGACCAGCGAGGATCAAGTAAGCCAGGATAGGCGGTGATACTCCCAGAAGCCTGGGGCACGGGGGCCGTATTGATCCCTTGGGAGGCTGCATATTGAGCTCCCAGTCGCCCAAGCAGGACTTCGTACTCTGTGCCGCGATTTTCGGGATGGTATTCAAACCGGGCACGCTCGAAGTATTGCACCGTATAGACCTGCCCGGTATCAGGATTGCGCTCAGAGAATTCCTCAGAAATTGGGTAGCCGAAAGTATACAGCCCGCCATGGAGGAGCCAGTAGCGCCGGAATCCATAGGCAATCGTATGCCCGGTTGCCGGGAAGAAGGTGCGGTCGGGATCGTTCTTAAACCAATCAGCTGCTTGGGGCGGCAGGGGCTTGAAGGGATCCTCATTCTTCCGGTTTGCGGTTGCCCAATTACCGAGAAGCGTTGCGAGGACGACATAGGGTGTACCCCGATTCTCGGGGTGATACTCAAAACGCGCACGTTCGAAGTATTGGACAGTCATGCCATCTTGCGTCATTGGCTCGGAAATTGGATAACCAAAGATCATTAAACCACCATGGCTGAGCCAGGCTTGTAAAAAATCACCGCTGAGGTGATGACCTGTTTGCGGGAAATAGATTGTTGGTGTTTGCCAGGGGGCTGCTTGGGCTGGGGGCTGTAAAGGAAGCGGCATCAAGCTCAACAGGAAGGCGCTTACCGTTCCAACCAATCCAACCAGGCGAGACCAGCGCCGTGTACGTCCCATTGGGCTTGCTTGCTCCCTTCATTGTCACTGATTGCCTGAGGCGAAACGGTGCGGCTCATGCGACCATGCCGCACCGTTTCCTCTTTCCATATTGGAATAACGAATGAGCAGCGGAAACGTTCCGCGTCCTGGTTAGTCGCCAGGTTGGAAACTGACTAATTGAACAGCAAGGGCATCGCTTGTCCACTGCACAATGCCGATACCCGGACTAAACCAGATAGTTAACGTTTGGGGTGATGTCGCATTTTCGGGCAGTACCCCTTGCATCGTCATGCGAAGCCGCCACGCTGGTACCAGTCCATACGTTGTGCTCACAAGTTCATTTTCCTGAACCTCGACGTGGAGGCTCGCGGGACGGGGTGGTGCATCGGTGGAAAGAGCAGTTGCGGTGACTGTCCATTGCACACCTTCACTGAGGTCGAGCACTGAGAGAAACCGAAGTGCTGGCCAAAACATGGTTGTTTCGGTGACGGTCCCATTTTGATCAAGGCGGTCATAGCCAGTGAAGAACACCCCACGATTGGTAATTGCCCAATACGTAACGCGTGTCCCCTGTGTGTCTGTTTCCCGACGAGGAATCAATGTAGAGCCAGCGATGAAACTGACGGAGGGATCACGCGTTTCCCATTTTTCCTGTGTACCGGCAGTCGTCGTATAGGTCCACCGAGAGCCTGGTTGTAAACCGTAGTATGCAGCGCCCGGCGCCAGCGTGGTTGGTGGGGTGAATTGATAGCGCCAACGATAATAATGCTGGCCAACATTGCCCATCTCGACTTGCCATCCGGCTGGATTGGTTGGAGTATAGGTGAGGACGCGTCGTTCGAATGGCTGAATAAGCACCCAGGTCGGCTCACCCCGCAGTCGAACTTGTGCCCAAACAGGGTCGGCGATGGGGTACCCAAGCACGAACAGCCAGTCAAACAGTGGAGACGCTGTTACCAATTGTCCATCTTGTTCAGCTACCCCACTCTGTGTCATGAATGTCCAGAAGGCACGTGGGATGTTATAGCCAACGGTTTGCCCTGATGGGCCACGGTAGGTAATGTATTGCACGAATTGCGCGTTTGGGTCCTGGGCAGCATCCGTATATTGCGTTAATCCGCTTGGGGTAAGGGCCGCTGTCGCAGCGAGTCCGGTGCGCTTAGGCTGGCTATGATCAACCAGTGCGGCGAAATCAGCGTATGTAGGAAACGGAGTGTCTGGGTCGCCGGCAATTGGCACCGTCGCACCTGACCCGGTGTCGAAGAAGGTGCTGTCACCGACCTGAAT from the Thermorudis peleae genome contains:
- a CDS encoding dienelactone hydrolase family protein, which gives rise to MGTMITFPSNGGETPGYLALPSTTPAPGIVVIQEWWGLEPHIRDVTDRFAAEGFVALAPDLYHGKVATEPDEARKLAMELEYDRAVAEIIAAARYLLSRAEVRGPKVGVVGFCMGGGLSLLSACRSDLFGAAVVFYGRNPNPIEQVRSLTCPLLGLYGEADQGIPPTEVERLRQALQEAGKQFELHIYPNAPHAFFNDTRASYRPEAAIDAWRRTLAFFRQHLKTA
- a CDS encoding L,D-transpeptidase, which codes for MGRTRRWSRLVGLVGTVSAFLLSLMPLPLQPPAQAAPWQTPTIYFPQTGHHLSGDFLQAWLSHGGLMIFGYPISEPMTQDGMTVQYFERARFEYHPENRGTPYVVLATLLGNWATANRKNEDPFKPLPPQAADWFKNDPDRTFFPATGHTIAYGFRRYWLLHGGLYTFGYPISEEFSERNPDTGQVYTVQYFERARFEYHPENRGTEYEVLLGRLGAQYAASQGINTAPVPQASGSITAYPGLLDPRWSRAVSNDDGTLFGAVVADELLIRSAPQTSAPVVGSTYKRYPVPIRGIVTGDSVNGLNVWYDLGGGRYVAAAWVEPLTPPEPPQFFDGHWVDVSLTAFYAIAYDGYRPVYAAIITAGKDQATPTGIFHILYRVQNETMDSATIGIPPGSPGYYHLENVLYTQYFKPGGYAIHGNYWTPPSQFGGFSSHGCVGLMNSDAEWFWNFLNIGSTVSIHY